The DNA region GCTTATTGGTATGGTATTTAAGCTTCCTCCAGCTAATTTTTCTGTGGGTTCTGTAAAACTTGAAAAGAAAAAGATATTATCAGAGTTAACCACAAAAGAGATGTTAAAGAACCCTAAGTTTTATGGGCTTTGGTTATGTTATACTGTAGGTACTTTAATAGGGCTAATGATTATAGGAATAACGAGTCCTGTAGGAGAAGAAATAGTAGGACTTGATCCTAAATTTACTGCAAGTTTGGTTTCCTTTTTTGCAATTTTTAATGCTGTAGGAAGACCCCTTTTTGGATGGATAACAGATAAGATTTTTCCAAGAAAAGCAAGTTTTATCTCTTATCTTATGGCTATAACTGCATCTTTCTTTATGATTATAACTGGTGGTAATAATTTGACATTGTATATAATTTCTTTTTCTCTTTTCTGGTTAATTTTAGGATCTTGGCTTGCTATTGCTCCTGCATCTACCGTTATTCTTTTTGGAGAGAAGAATTATAGACAAAATTATGGTATAGTTTTTACTGCTTATGGTTTTGGAGCAATTCTTGGTGGAATCATTTCAGTTATGTTGAGGGATATTTGGGGAAGCTATTTTTATGTATTCCATGTAATAATAGGATTGGGTATTATTGGTATGCTTATTGCAGGAATATTATTGAAAGAAGATTAAATTACCTCTTTTAAATACTCCTTTACTTCCCATAGAGAATTAAAGACTTTATAGGCTCTTTTGAGGGTTTCAGGATGGGGTGGCTTAAAGTCAATAATAAGAAGGGGGGTCATCCCAGCCCTTTTTGCTGCAAGCACTCCATTATCTGAATCCTCAAGAACAATACATTCCTTAGGGTTAGCCTTAAGTCTTTGAGCAGTAAGCAAAAATATATCAGGCTCTGGTTTGCTTTTTTCTACATCGTCTCCACACACAATCACGTCAAATTTATTTAAAATTTTAGCTCTTTCAAGAAGGGGAATAGCCCTTTCCCTCTCTGTAGATGTAGCTATTCCTCTTGGTATCTTCTTTTCATCAAGAAAATCTAAAAGTTCAAAGAATCCGCCCTTTACAGGTAGACCATTTTTCTCAATATATTCCTCTATAAGCTCCTTTTTTCTTTTATATATCTCGTCAAAGGGTATATCTCCTAAATACTTTTTAAAAATTCTTTCTGTCTCTAAAATGTTAACTCCCACAGTCTCATAATAAATCTCTTCGTTTATAATATATCCAAACTCTTCTAAGGCTTTTTTCCAGAAGATATAACCCAGCCTCTCAGTATCAAAAATGACTCCATCCATATCAAAAATTACTGCCGAAACCTTCATATTCTCCTCTTCAAAATTTTTATAATAAAAATAGTAAAACATATTGATTTTTGTTTTTCAAGGGTAATGGATATTACTGACTATGATTTAGAGGTTGAATATGCCCAAGAGATGAAGAAAAAGAATCAGGCAAAAAGTATGTGAAATTTGAAAACAGAATGATTTTAATATAAAAAGTTAAAATCTATCTTTTCAAGGCATGGAATATAGTTTTTGCATACATTTTAAGGGACAGTAAAGAGAAGAGCTATTCCATTAAGTGTTGATGAAGTTCTTATTTCCTTAAAAGGCAGGACAATACAAAATAGGATTTGGGTTATAAATAGAAGTAAGTCGTTGGACTGTTTTTTAAATCTTTGATCTTGAAGGAATTTTTTGTTTTTTCTATACTTTAATTGATAGATAAAAGTTGGGAGGCATTTATGGTTAAGTATAAATTTCCTGAGGGTTTTTTGTGGGGGACTGCAACCGCATCTCATCAAATTGAGGGCGACAATTTTTACAATGATTGGTGGGAATTTGAAAAACAAGGCAAGGTGAAAAATGGACAAGTTTCTGGAAAAGCTTGTGATAGTTGGAATAGGTATGAAGAGGATTTTGATCTTATTGAAAAGCTGAACAATAATGCCTATAGGTTCTCCATAGAGTGGAGTAGGATAGAACCCGAGGAAGGAAGGTTTGATGAGTCTGCTCTTGAAAGATATAGATCTATGCTTATTTCTTTGAGAAGGAGAAACATAGAGCCGTTTGTTACTTTGCATCACTTTACTAACCCCTTATGGATGGCCAAAAGGGGTGGATGGCTAAATCCAGATATTATTGATTATTATTTACGCTATGTAAAGAAGATTGTAAGTGAGTTTAAAGATCTAGTAAATTATTGGATGACCATAAATGAGCCCAATGCCTATGCTTTTATGGCATATCTTTATGGACAATTTCCACCCCAAGGAAAAAGTTTAATAAAGATGCTCCGAGTTTTGAATAACATGGCAAAGGCTCACGCTAAAGCCTATGAGGTTATCCATCAGATATCTCCTGACGCAAAGGTAAGCATTGCCTATAATGTGATCTATTTTGAACCTAAAAACCCTAATTCTTTTATAGATAGAAAATTTGCTAATTTTGGGGATAGAATTTACAATAGGGTATTCATAGAAACTCTTCTTACTGGGAAATTTTCCTCTCCCTTTATTAAAGAAGAAATTCCATACGCAAAGAATACCTTAGACTATCTTGGAATAAACTATTACACTAGGATACTTATGGGGCTAAAGATGGGATCTCCTGAGGGAGAAACTTCAGATTTTGGTTGGGAGATTTATCCTGAGGGAATTTATAAAGTAGTAAAAAGATTTTACGGTTTAACAAAAAAGCCTATTTACATTACAGAAAATGGGATATCTGATGCCAAGGATGAAAAAAGACCAAAATATCTCATCTCTCACCTTATTCAGCTTCATAGAGCTATAGAGGAAGGAGTAGATGTGAGGGGATATTTCCATTGGTCATTGATGGACAATTTTGAGTGGGCTGAAGGATTTTTACAAAGGTTTGGACTTTTTGAGACCGATTTTAATACCTTTGAGAGGAAATGGAGAGAAAGTGCCAGGATATATAGTGAGATTGCAAAAAACAATGGAATAACAGAAGCTATGGAAGAAAAATTTCTTAAATAGTATAGATTTTATCTTCGGGGATGTAATTTTTAACTTTTGAGGATATAAAATTTAAAAGTTCTTCTTTTGTGGAAGGAGAGTAAGTATAGGCATCTATATCCTCTACATAAGGGAAGAGAGTAATCTCATTTTCAAACTTTTTTCTCATCCTTTTTAAATACTCCTTAGGAATTCTAAATACACCTATGGTGATATCTTGAATTTTAGATGCTGGTATTTCACTAAATATATAATCTATAAATTTTTTATAAATCTCTTTCCAATTTTCCACGAGTATTATAGGATCAAAGCTCAATCTTACTTTCCATCCATCATGAATTGCCCTCTTTATGGTATTTATCCTTAAAGAAAGATTCGGAGTTTTCTCATACCTTTCAATAATCTCTTGGGGAAGGAGGGTCCAGGCTAAGATAATATTAGGGGACGGCTTTAAATTTTTAATTGCCGTATAATTGACACTTTTTGTTCTCACTTCAAGAATTAGATTTTCTTTTGAATAAGCATAATTTACAAATCTGCTAAAAAAGGGCACTATTTCTTCCATAGCTAAAAGATCAGTCTCATAAGAAGGAGACAAATAAAGGGGATGTTTTTTAAGGATTTCATCTATCTCTTTAAAGTAATCTTCTATATTAACAAATATAACTATGTTAGCAGAAGAGTACATGCCCTTTAAGAAACAATAATCACAGTTGAAAATACAATTTACTATAAGATTGGCGTAATAAAAATATGGGTGTCCAAAATTTTGGCAAAGGGATGATGCAGGGGAGAGGAATTTTTCTCTTTTTTTTGCAAGGATTAATTTTTTACTCAGCTCTTGTAATTTATAATTTTGTCTTGGCCTTGAAAATACCTCTTTATAATGGTTAACAGTGATTATTTGAGAATTGGGAAATTTTTTAAGGATCTCCTTAGTTATTTCATGAGATATTATCTCCTTTTCCACATATATATGGGAAAAGGGTTTAGAAAGTAAGGAAGTTCTTAAGCTTTTCAAAGTATTCTTTACCTTCCTTCTTTGAATTTACTTTTATATTTACAAACTCTTCTATTTCCTCAGGAATTTGTTTGTATCTTATAAGATATATTTTCAAAAGCTTTTTTAATTCTATCTCCATAGATCTTGTAAGATGTAAATTGCTTTTTAGCTTTTCTAAAATCTCTTTGATTTTTTTATCTTCTCTTCTTTGAAGATATTTTTCATTAAGAGTTAAAAGAGAATTAATAAAATTTTCTATCTTAAAGATATTTTTTATTATAATTTCTTGAACCATTTTGGGATCAATCTTATCAAAATCTAAAAGGTCATACA from Dictyoglomus turgidum DSM 6724 includes:
- a CDS encoding MFS transporter; this translates as MVFKLPPANFSVGSVKLEKKKILSELTTKEMLKNPKFYGLWLCYTVGTLIGLMIIGITSPVGEEIVGLDPKFTASLVSFFAIFNAVGRPLFGWITDKIFPRKASFISYLMAITASFFMIITGGNNLTLYIISFSLFWLILGSWLAIAPASTVILFGEKNYRQNYGIVFTAYGFGAILGGIISVMLRDIWGSYFYVFHVIIGLGIIGMLIAGILLKED
- a CDS encoding SPL family radical SAM protein → MKSLRTSLLSKPFSHIYVEKEIISHEITKEILKKFPNSQIITVNHYKEVFSRPRQNYKLQELSKKLILAKKREKFLSPASSLCQNFGHPYFYYANLIVNCIFNCDYCFLKGMYSSANIVIFVNIEDYFKEIDEILKKHPLYLSPSYETDLLAMEEIVPFFSRFVNYAYSKENLILEVRTKSVNYTAIKNLKPSPNIILAWTLLPQEIIERYEKTPNLSLRINTIKRAIHDGWKVRLSFDPIILVENWKEIYKKFIDYIFSEIPASKIQDITIGVFRIPKEYLKRMRKKFENEITLFPYVEDIDAYTYSPSTKEELLNFISSKVKNYIPEDKIYTI
- a CDS encoding HAD family hydrolase, yielding MKVSAVIFDMDGVIFDTERLGYIFWKKALEEFGYIINEEIYYETVGVNILETERIFKKYLGDIPFDEIYKRKKELIEEYIEKNGLPVKGGFFELLDFLDEKKIPRGIATSTERERAIPLLERAKILNKFDVIVCGDDVEKSKPEPDIFLLTAQRLKANPKECIVLEDSDNGVLAAKRAGMTPLLIIDFKPPHPETLKRAYKVFNSLWEVKEYLKEVI
- a CDS encoding glycoside hydrolase family 1 protein, with amino-acid sequence MVKYKFPEGFLWGTATASHQIEGDNFYNDWWEFEKQGKVKNGQVSGKACDSWNRYEEDFDLIEKLNNNAYRFSIEWSRIEPEEGRFDESALERYRSMLISLRRRNIEPFVTLHHFTNPLWMAKRGGWLNPDIIDYYLRYVKKIVSEFKDLVNYWMTINEPNAYAFMAYLYGQFPPQGKSLIKMLRVLNNMAKAHAKAYEVIHQISPDAKVSIAYNVIYFEPKNPNSFIDRKFANFGDRIYNRVFIETLLTGKFSSPFIKEEIPYAKNTLDYLGINYYTRILMGLKMGSPEGETSDFGWEIYPEGIYKVVKRFYGLTKKPIYITENGISDAKDEKRPKYLISHLIQLHRAIEEGVDVRGYFHWSLMDNFEWAEGFLQRFGLFETDFNTFERKWRESARIYSEIAKNNGITEAMEEKFLK